One Ignavibacterium album JCM 16511 genomic region harbors:
- the carB gene encoding carbamoyl-phosphate synthase (glutamine-hydrolyzing) large subunit, which translates to MIKKGKPKKVLILGSGALQIGQAGEFDYSGSQAIKALREDAVETILINPNIATIQTSENFADKVYFIPIKADFVERVIEKEKPDGILLQFGGQTALNVGVELYDKGILAKYNVKVLGTPVETIKDTEDRLLFAKRVEEIGLKVAKSKTATNLDEAIQAGKQIGYPLMVRIAYALGGLGSGIVNNEKELIEKARRAFSFTNQILIEESLYGWKEVEYEIVRDKYNNCITVCSMENIDPMGIHTGDSVVIAPVQTLSARENFKLRSIGIKLIRHLGIIGECNIQYALDPNSEDYRIIEVNARLSRSSALASKATGYPLAFIATKLALGYALNEVVNAITQETSANFEPALDYVALKFPRWDLQKFQQVSTQLGSEMKSVGEVMSLGRSFEEVLQKAIRMLDVGMKGFVGNELHFENLDKELSEPTDKRIFAIAEALRKGYSVDRIHELTKITKWFLYKMKNIVDIETKLRGFKNLESLDAELMKAAKQSGFSDLQIAQLVNSDEMSVRKFRKSIGVVPVIKQIDTMAAEFPAQTNYLYLTYHGEEDDIKSGEKDHIIVLGSGPYRIGSSVEFDWCCVNAATQVNKSGYKSIMINCNPETVSTDYDICDKLYFEQLTLERVLDICDKENPAGVIVSMGGQTPNNLAMKLHKVGIKIIGTTPEQIDNAESRHKFSQILDEIEVDQPEWREVTTLEDAKQFSKNVGYPVLIRPSYVLSGAAMSIVLTEDELELYLKKATELNTEHPIVISKFITDAREIEVDAVATEGELFCYAIAEHVENAGVHSGDATIVLPPQRTYLETMRRVKLITKKIAKALEITGPFNIQFIAKDNEVKVIECNLRASRSFPFVSKTLKINFIEIATRLMLGEKVPRIDKSSFDLDYVGVKASQFSFTRLKGSDPVTGVEMSSTGEVACLGDDFNEAFLKSVLATGYKIPQKAVLLSTGTPRNKAELIDELLILKKMGLKFYGTKGTADFYKHNGGIDVEVLYRPYDNQEPSILTYMSEGKIDLVINIPKTAEKVELDSDYIIRRKAVDLNIPLLTNVQIAKRFIKALEQYNQQELPVKSWDEYV; encoded by the coding sequence ATGATAAAAAAAGGAAAACCAAAAAAAGTTTTAATACTCGGAAGCGGTGCTTTGCAAATCGGGCAAGCCGGTGAATTTGATTATTCCGGTTCGCAGGCAATTAAAGCTCTAAGAGAAGATGCTGTCGAGACTATTCTGATAAATCCTAATATCGCTACAATTCAAACTTCAGAAAACTTTGCTGATAAAGTTTATTTCATTCCGATTAAAGCAGACTTTGTTGAAAGAGTTATCGAAAAAGAAAAACCAGATGGAATACTTCTTCAGTTTGGCGGACAAACAGCTTTGAATGTTGGAGTTGAATTGTATGATAAAGGAATTCTCGCAAAGTACAATGTGAAAGTTCTTGGAACTCCCGTTGAGACAATAAAAGATACCGAAGACCGTTTACTCTTTGCCAAACGGGTTGAAGAGATTGGTTTGAAAGTAGCAAAGAGTAAAACAGCAACAAACCTTGACGAAGCAATTCAAGCCGGTAAACAAATTGGCTACCCACTGATGGTTCGAATTGCTTATGCACTTGGAGGGTTAGGGTCGGGAATTGTAAACAACGAAAAAGAGCTTATCGAAAAAGCACGAAGAGCATTTTCATTTACAAATCAGATTTTGATTGAAGAATCTTTGTATGGATGGAAAGAAGTTGAGTATGAAATTGTCCGCGATAAATACAACAACTGCATAACTGTTTGTTCGATGGAAAATATTGATCCGATGGGAATTCACACCGGCGACAGCGTTGTAATTGCACCGGTTCAAACGCTATCAGCAAGAGAAAACTTTAAACTTCGTTCAATCGGAATAAAATTAATTCGTCATCTCGGAATTATTGGTGAATGCAACATTCAATATGCACTTGATCCAAACTCAGAAGATTATCGCATCATAGAAGTTAATGCAAGATTGAGCAGAAGTTCTGCACTTGCATCCAAAGCAACCGGTTATCCGCTTGCTTTCATCGCTACTAAACTTGCACTCGGTTATGCGCTTAATGAAGTAGTGAATGCAATCACTCAGGAAACTTCTGCAAACTTTGAACCTGCACTTGATTATGTCGCTTTAAAATTTCCAAGATGGGATTTGCAAAAGTTTCAGCAAGTTAGTACGCAGCTTGGCTCCGAGATGAAATCAGTTGGCGAAGTAATGTCGCTTGGGAGAAGCTTTGAAGAAGTTCTTCAGAAAGCAATACGAATGCTTGATGTTGGAATGAAAGGATTTGTTGGTAATGAATTACACTTTGAGAATCTGGATAAAGAACTTAGCGAACCAACAGACAAAAGAATATTTGCAATTGCAGAAGCACTGAGAAAAGGATATTCCGTTGATCGGATACACGAGCTTACAAAAATCACAAAATGGTTTTTGTATAAAATGAAAAACATTGTTGATATTGAAACGAAACTTCGGGGCTTTAAAAACCTAGAAAGTTTGGATGCAGAATTAATGAAGGCAGCAAAGCAATCAGGATTTTCAGATTTGCAAATTGCCCAACTTGTAAACAGTGATGAAATGTCTGTTCGTAAGTTTCGTAAATCTATTGGTGTTGTTCCCGTTATAAAACAAATTGATACAATGGCAGCTGAATTTCCTGCACAGACAAATTATCTTTACCTCACTTATCACGGTGAAGAAGATGATATCAAATCAGGAGAAAAAGATCATATAATTGTTTTAGGTAGTGGTCCATATCGCATTGGTTCTTCTGTTGAGTTTGATTGGTGCTGCGTTAATGCTGCAACTCAGGTTAACAAGAGCGGTTACAAATCAATTATGATAAATTGTAATCCTGAAACTGTAAGCACCGATTATGATATCTGCGACAAACTTTATTTTGAGCAACTAACACTTGAGCGCGTTCTGGATATTTGTGATAAAGAAAATCCTGCCGGAGTAATTGTATCGATGGGCGGACAAACTCCAAACAATCTTGCAATGAAACTCCACAAGGTAGGAATAAAAATTATTGGTACAACTCCAGAGCAAATTGATAATGCAGAAAGTCGTCATAAATTTTCACAAATACTTGACGAGATTGAAGTTGATCAGCCGGAATGGAGAGAAGTAACAACACTCGAAGATGCAAAACAGTTTTCAAAAAATGTTGGTTATCCGGTTTTGATACGACCAAGCTATGTTCTTAGTGGTGCCGCAATGAGTATTGTTTTAACAGAAGATGAACTTGAATTATATCTTAAAAAAGCAACAGAGCTTAACACAGAACATCCCATTGTGATAAGCAAATTTATTACTGATGCAAGAGAAATTGAAGTTGATGCTGTAGCAACCGAAGGAGAACTTTTCTGTTATGCGATTGCAGAGCATGTTGAAAATGCCGGAGTTCACTCCGGTGATGCAACAATAGTTTTACCTCCACAGAGAACTTATCTTGAAACAATGCGCAGAGTAAAACTTATCACAAAAAAAATCGCAAAAGCACTTGAAATAACAGGACCTTTCAACATTCAGTTCATTGCAAAGGATAATGAAGTAAAAGTAATTGAGTGCAATCTACGTGCCTCCAGAAGTTTTCCTTTCGTATCAAAGACTTTAAAAATTAATTTTATTGAAATTGCTACTCGATTGATGCTTGGTGAAAAGGTTCCGCGTATTGACAAATCGTCTTTCGATCTTGATTATGTTGGAGTAAAAGCTTCACAATTTTCTTTCACCAGATTAAAAGGAAGCGATCCTGTGACAGGAGTTGAAATGTCATCAACCGGTGAAGTTGCCTGTCTGGGAGATGACTTTAATGAAGCATTTCTTAAATCAGTTTTAGCAACAGGCTATAAAATTCCGCAAAAGGCTGTTCTTCTTTCAACCGGAACTCCAAGAAACAAAGCCGAGCTAATTGACGAGTTGTTAATTCTGAAAAAGATGGGATTAAAATTTTACGGAACCAAAGGCACGGCAGATTTTTATAAACACAACGGTGGAATTGATGTGGAAGTTTTATATCGTCCCTATGATAATCAGGAACCTTCTATCCTTACTTATATGAGTGAAGGAAAAATTGATCTTGTGATTAACATCCCAAAGACTGCGGAGAAAGTTGAACTTGACAGCGATTATATAATCAGAAGAAAAGCTGTTGATTTAAACATTCCATTACTTACAAATGTTCAGATAGCAAAAAGATTTATCAAAGCTCTTGAACAATACAATCAGCAGGAACTTCCTGTTAAGAGTTGGGATGAATATGTGTGA
- a CDS encoding M20/M25/M40 family metallo-hydrolase: MKKLIPILIIFSFIIIKPQDRNAVSQITKESLIKTVSILSSKEYDGRLPGSEGYDKAAKFVSNKFLEMKLKPFGDAGYFQFLNVEYNRIDTPVVFEAIIDSETIIYKYGKDFVLRGFSGANSFTLPVAFCGYGISRPDLGYDDYQNVNVKNKIVIVFKQNPKWKIDDKDWGTAYPREKSLVAKQKGAKGILFVSLPNDEKPQPLIGSVMHGEGEQPTVFPQIHISIESANKLLSKVGLTLSECQTKIDEKKKPFSFLTRTKAKVIATTYYQKEAKTMNVVALLEGNDPILKNEYVVIGAHLDHVGSQAGLLFPGANDNASGSAGVLEIAKAFVADKVKPKRSIIFVSFASEEQGLNGSKHFVENLKVPEEKIVAMLNLDCIGYGDSIQVGNGKSSPKLWQIAKDFDEKNFKLMVSDTWSGGGADATPFHEKGIPSLYFVSKYSYDHLHLPTDTVETLNPDLFEKIVRLAFLTSKQIADGNYEREDVR; this comes from the coding sequence ATGAAAAAACTTATTCCTATTCTCATCATTTTCAGTTTCATTATAATTAAACCACAGGATAGAAATGCAGTTTCTCAAATCACAAAAGAATCTTTAATAAAAACTGTTTCAATCCTCTCATCCAAAGAATATGACGGCAGACTGCCCGGTAGTGAAGGATATGACAAAGCTGCAAAGTTTGTATCAAATAAATTTCTTGAGATGAAATTAAAACCATTCGGAGATGCCGGCTATTTCCAGTTTCTGAATGTTGAGTACAACAGAATTGATACGCCAGTAGTTTTCGAAGCAATTATTGATTCAGAAACAATCATTTATAAATACGGAAAAGATTTTGTTTTAAGAGGATTCAGCGGAGCTAATAGTTTTACTTTGCCGGTTGCTTTTTGTGGATACGGAATCTCCAGACCTGATTTGGGTTATGATGATTATCAGAATGTAAATGTCAAGAACAAAATTGTAATTGTGTTCAAGCAAAATCCCAAATGGAAAATTGATGATAAAGATTGGGGAACTGCCTATCCAAGAGAAAAATCTCTGGTTGCAAAACAAAAGGGTGCAAAAGGAATTCTTTTTGTTTCTCTTCCGAATGATGAAAAACCACAACCCCTCATTGGAAGTGTTATGCACGGTGAAGGCGAGCAGCCAACTGTTTTTCCGCAGATTCATATTTCAATTGAATCAGCCAATAAGTTGTTAAGCAAAGTTGGATTAACACTCAGTGAATGTCAGACTAAAATTGATGAAAAGAAAAAACCATTCTCGTTCTTAACAAGAACAAAAGCGAAAGTAATTGCAACAACATATTATCAGAAAGAAGCAAAAACAATGAATGTGGTCGCCTTGCTTGAAGGCAACGACCCAATCTTAAAAAATGAATATGTCGTTATCGGTGCTCATCTTGATCATGTTGGTTCACAGGCAGGATTACTTTTCCCGGGTGCAAATGATAATGCTTCAGGTTCTGCAGGAGTTCTTGAAATTGCAAAGGCATTTGTAGCGGATAAAGTTAAACCAAAACGATCAATAATTTTTGTTTCATTTGCAAGCGAAGAACAAGGATTAAATGGCTCAAAACATTTCGTTGAAAATCTGAAAGTGCCGGAAGAAAAAATTGTAGCAATGCTAAATCTCGATTGCATCGGTTATGGTGATAGTATTCAGGTTGGAAATGGGAAAAGCTCTCCGAAGTTATGGCAAATTGCAAAAGATTTTGATGAGAAAAACTTTAAGCTAATGGTTAGTGATACCTGGAGCGGTGGAGGTGCAGATGCAACACCTTTTCACGAAAAAGGAATTCCCTCGCTTTACTTTGTTTCAAAGTACAGTTATGATCATCTTCATCTTCCTACTGACACAGTAGAAACACTTAATCCTGATTTATTTGAGAAGATTGTTAGACTTGCATTCCTGACTTCAAAACAAATTGCTGATGGAAATTATGAAAGGGAAGATGTAAGGTAA
- the ychF gene encoding redox-regulated ATPase YchF, giving the protein MQIGIVGLPYSGKTTLFQTITKTLLDPTELTKSETHQAVIKVPDKRLDKLTEIFNPKKKVNATIEVVDVVGLQKGDAGSTQFTGNFLSKVKTNDALVQVVRLFDNPAVPHPDGSINMMRDINAFETEFILSDMALVEKRIESIKKQILKTQDEKLKKELPVLEKCLELLQEEKPLRDHHFTKEELQMLKTYQLLSIKPMLIALNFDETQVNDTEKYLSEVIKHKSGHNTKVLFFFGKIEMEMADLSEEDAKAFMQDYGITESALDKLIREAYDLLGLQSFFTVGEDECRAWTIKKGMNAQEAAGEIHTDFFKKFIRAEVVHYDDFIECGGSFAKAKELGKWRLEGKEYIVKDGDIISVRHS; this is encoded by the coding sequence ATGCAAATTGGAATTGTAGGACTTCCTTACTCAGGTAAAACAACTTTATTTCAAACAATTACAAAGACACTTTTAGACCCAACTGAATTAACAAAGTCAGAAACTCATCAGGCAGTGATAAAAGTGCCTGACAAAAGATTGGATAAGCTTACTGAAATTTTTAATCCGAAGAAAAAAGTTAATGCAACAATTGAAGTTGTGGATGTGGTCGGACTTCAAAAGGGCGATGCTGGTTCAACTCAGTTTACGGGGAATTTTTTATCGAAGGTAAAAACAAATGATGCGCTGGTGCAGGTAGTAAGACTGTTTGATAATCCTGCAGTTCCGCATCCTGATGGTTCGATTAATATGATGCGCGATATAAACGCATTCGAAACAGAATTTATTCTTTCAGATATGGCTTTGGTTGAAAAAAGAATTGAAAGCATAAAAAAGCAGATACTGAAAACCCAGGATGAAAAACTGAAAAAAGAATTACCCGTACTCGAAAAGTGTCTTGAGCTTTTACAGGAAGAAAAACCTTTGCGAGATCATCACTTTACAAAAGAAGAACTTCAGATGTTAAAAACTTATCAGCTGCTCTCAATAAAGCCAATGCTGATAGCTCTGAACTTTGATGAAACTCAGGTTAATGACACAGAGAAATATCTGAGTGAAGTGATTAAACATAAATCCGGACACAACACCAAAGTACTTTTCTTCTTCGGAAAGATTGAAATGGAAATGGCAGATTTATCAGAAGAAGATGCAAAAGCATTTATGCAGGATTATGGAATTACGGAATCAGCACTTGACAAACTTATACGCGAAGCTTATGACTTACTTGGCTTGCAATCATTCTTTACCGTTGGCGAAGATGAATGTCGTGCCTGGACAATTAAAAAAGGAATGAACGCTCAGGAAGCTGCTGGAGAAATTCACACTGACTTTTTCAAAAAATTTATTCGTGCAGAAGTTGTTCACTATGATGATTTTATCGAATGCGGCGGTTCATTTGCAAAAGCAAAAGAACTCGGCAAATGGCGACTCGAAGGTAAAGAATATATTGTTAAAGATGGCGATATAATTTCTGTAAGGCATAGTTGA
- a CDS encoding MarR family winged helix-turn-helix transcriptional regulator, which yields MKSIFNHKYQHNDVDAKLVLALERISHIFRVLLWEQTKQYNLSPIQTQILIHVYHQPEAERNITALAQRLNITKATVSDAVKSLVQKKLLKKLSDKEDARFFYLVLTPKGNELVKKIENWGEQFKRNFKDIPIGKKSALYETLLQILINFEEEGIINRNRICFTCRHFQKQKKNRKEIYFCQLLNLPLKTNELRVDCPEHELATG from the coding sequence GTGAAATCTATATTCAACCATAAATATCAGCACAATGATGTGGATGCAAAACTTGTTCTCGCTCTCGAAAGAATAAGTCATATCTTCAGGGTTCTTCTTTGGGAACAAACAAAGCAGTATAACCTCAGTCCGATTCAGACTCAGATTCTGATTCATGTTTATCATCAACCGGAAGCAGAGAGAAACATTACAGCTCTAGCTCAGCGATTAAATATTACAAAGGCAACTGTAAGTGATGCTGTTAAATCACTCGTTCAGAAAAAATTGTTAAAAAAACTCTCCGACAAAGAAGATGCGAGATTTTTTTACCTCGTTTTAACTCCGAAAGGGAATGAGCTTGTAAAGAAAATTGAAAACTGGGGAGAACAGTTCAAAAGAAATTTTAAAGACATCCCGATAGGAAAAAAATCAGCTCTTTATGAAACCCTGCTTCAGATACTAATTAACTTTGAAGAAGAAGGAATAATTAATCGAAACAGAATTTGTTTCACCTGCAGGCATTTCCAAAAACAGAAGAAGAACAGAAAAGAAATTTATTTCTGTCAGCTTCTTAACCTTCCTCTTAAAACGAATGAGCTCAGAGTTGATTGTCCCGAACATGAATTAGCAACTGGATGA
- a CDS encoding M48 family metallopeptidase, with product MKKLRIYLSLIVLALIVYYCSTVPITGRKQLSLIPASEINALSFQQYGEFIKQNKLSEDKEATAMVRRVGTNIQKAVETYFAQNNLSDQLKGYEWEFNLVESDEVNAWCMPGGKVVVYTGILPLTKDETGLAVVMGHEIAHAIAQHGAERMSQGLLQQLGGMALSVALQNEPETTQNLFLAAYGVGTTVGIMLPFSRSHESEADRLGLIFMAMAGYNPEAAVDFWTRMSKASGPKAPEWLSTHPSDETRIADIKKHLPEALSYYKK from the coding sequence ATGAAAAAATTAAGAATCTATTTATCACTGATTGTTCTTGCTCTGATTGTTTATTACTGTAGTACGGTTCCGATTACCGGAAGAAAGCAGTTAAGTTTAATTCCCGCTTCAGAAATCAACGCCCTCAGTTTTCAGCAGTATGGTGAATTTATTAAGCAGAACAAATTAAGTGAAGATAAAGAAGCAACTGCAATGGTAAGAAGAGTCGGTACAAATATTCAAAAAGCAGTTGAAACATACTTTGCACAGAATAATTTATCCGATCAGCTTAAAGGATATGAATGGGAATTTAATCTTGTTGAAAGCGATGAAGTTAATGCATGGTGTATGCCCGGTGGTAAAGTTGTTGTTTATACCGGAATTCTTCCTTTAACGAAAGATGAAACCGGACTTGCCGTTGTAATGGGACACGAAATTGCTCACGCTATTGCGCAGCACGGAGCTGAAAGAATGAGTCAGGGTTTATTGCAGCAACTTGGTGGAATGGCGCTTTCAGTTGCATTGCAGAACGAACCTGAAACAACTCAGAACCTTTTTCTTGCTGCTTATGGTGTCGGAACAACTGTTGGAATAATGCTGCCATTCAGTCGTTCACACGAAAGCGAAGCTGATCGTCTGGGATTAATTTTTATGGCAATGGCCGGATATAATCCTGAAGCAGCAGTTGATTTCTGGACAAGAATGTCAAAAGCAAGCGGACCAAAAGCTCCAGAATGGCTGAGCACACACCCTTCAGATGAAACAAGAATTGCGGACATAAAAAAACATTTACCCGAAGCATTGAGTTATTATAAAAAGTAG
- a CDS encoding AAA family ATPase codes for MIKRQITSKLLLSLSDSPFVVIQGARQTGKSTLVKYLSEEKYPATYMTFDDLTILSAAQSNSLDLIIEI; via the coding sequence ATGATTAAGAGACAGATTACATCAAAATTACTTCTGTCCTTATCAGATTCACCGTTTGTGGTTATTCAGGGAGCCCGCCAGACAGGAAAGAGTACGCTCGTAAAATATTTATCAGAAGAAAAATACCCTGCAACTTATATGACTTTTGATGATTTAACCATTTTATCAGCAGCCCAAAGCAATTCTCTTGATTTAATAATTGAAATATAA